The proteins below come from a single Mycobacterium parmense genomic window:
- the infB gene encoding translation initiation factor IF-2, whose product MAGKARVHELAKELGVTSKEVLARLNDQGEFVKSASSTVEAPVARRLRESFGGGKPAPQKAAKAAAKAPSRSPDASLDRALDKAISSVVGNGEATSAPPRPTPGPMAPAAQASSAAPEQAPARPAPVPSRPATPSAPPQPGQPRPPTPAQQPHSQPGPQPGATPGPRPGPPIPKPRAPRVGNNPFSSAQSVDRPIPRPVPRPGAPRPGAPRPGASPGNMPPRPGGAAGGPRPARTGAPRPGGGRPGGPGGGRDGGGGNYRGGGGGGGGGVGAAPGGFRGRPGGGGPGGGGGRPGQRGGAAGAFGRPGGAPRRGRKSKRQKRQEYDSMQAPVVGGVRLPHGNGETIRLARGASLSDFAEKIDANPASLVQALFNLGEMVTATQSVGDETLELLGSEMNYVVQVVSPEDEDRELLESFDLTYGEDEGGEEDLQTRPPVVTVMGHVDHGKTRLLDTIRKASVREGEAGGITQHIGAYQVPVDFDGTQRLITFIDTPGHEAFTAMRARGAKATDIAILVVAADDGVMPQTVEAINHAQAADVPIVVAVNKIDKEGADPQKIRGQLTEFGLVPEEFGGDTMFVDISAKEGTNISSLEEAVLLTADAALDLRANPDMEAQGVAIEAHLDRGRGPVATVLIQRGTLRVGDSVVAGDAYGRVRRMVDEHGDDVEEALPSRPVQVIGFTSVPGAGDNFLVVDEDRIARQIADRRSARKRNALAARSRKRISLEDLDSALKETSQLNLILKGDNAGTVEALEEALMGIQIDDEVALRVIDRGVGGITETNVNLASASDAVIIGFNVRAEGKATELANREGVEIRYYSVIYQAIDEIEKALRGMLKPIYEENELGRAEIRAIFRSSKVGIIAGCMITSGVVRRNAKARLLRDNVVVTENLTINSLRREKDDVTEVREGFECGMTLGYSDIKEGDIIESYELVQKERT is encoded by the coding sequence GTGGCAGGTAAGGCCCGCGTACACGAGTTGGCTAAGGAACTCGGTGTCACCAGCAAGGAAGTGCTCGCCCGGCTTAACGATCAGGGCGAATTCGTCAAGTCCGCTTCGTCGACGGTAGAGGCGCCGGTCGCGCGGCGGCTGCGCGAATCCTTCGGGGGCGGCAAGCCCGCCCCGCAGAAGGCCGCGAAAGCCGCGGCGAAAGCCCCCTCGCGGAGCCCCGACGCCTCCCTCGACCGGGCGCTCGACAAGGCGATCAGCAGCGTGGTCGGCAACGGCGAGGCGACCAGCGCGCCGCCCCGTCCCACCCCCGGCCCGATGGCGCCCGCCGCCCAGGCCTCGTCGGCCGCGCCCGAACAGGCCCCGGCGCGGCCGGCGCCGGTTCCGAGCCGCCCGGCCACCCCGTCGGCCCCACCCCAGCCGGGACAGCCGCGGCCGCCAACCCCGGCCCAGCAGCCGCACAGCCAGCCCGGGCCGCAGCCCGGCGCGACGCCGGGCCCGCGTCCCGGCCCCCCCATACCGAAGCCCCGCGCCCCGCGCGTCGGCAACAACCCGTTCTCGTCGGCGCAATCCGTCGACCGGCCCATTCCGCGCCCGGTGCCGCGCCCCGGCGCGCCCCGGCCCGGGGCGCCTCGCCCGGGCGCGTCGCCCGGCAACATGCCGCCGCGTCCCGGCGGCGCGGCGGGAGGGCCCCGGCCGGCCCGCACCGGTGCGCCCCGGCCCGGCGGCGGTCGGCCCGGTGGCCCCGGCGGCGGCCGTGACGGCGGCGGCGGTAACTACCGCGGCGGCGGCGGTGGTGGCGGCGGTGGCGTAGGCGCCGCGCCCGGCGGTTTCAGAGGCCGGCCCGGCGGCGGTGGCCCCGGTGGCGGGGGCGGTCGCCCCGGTCAGCGCGGCGGCGCGGCCGGCGCGTTCGGCCGTCCCGGCGGTGCGCCGCGGCGCGGCCGCAAGTCCAAGCGGCAGAAGCGCCAGGAATACGACTCGATGCAGGCGCCCGTCGTCGGCGGCGTGCGGCTGCCGCACGGCAACGGCGAGACGATCCGCCTGGCCCGCGGCGCGTCGCTGTCCGACTTCGCCGAGAAGATCGACGCCAACCCGGCCTCGCTGGTGCAGGCGCTGTTCAACCTCGGCGAGATGGTCACGGCCACCCAGTCGGTCGGCGACGAGACGCTCGAGCTGCTCGGCAGCGAGATGAACTATGTGGTCCAGGTCGTCAGCCCCGAGGACGAGGACCGCGAGCTGCTGGAGTCCTTCGACCTCACCTACGGCGAGGACGAGGGCGGCGAGGAGGACCTGCAGACCCGTCCGCCGGTGGTGACCGTCATGGGTCACGTCGACCACGGTAAAACCCGGCTGCTGGACACCATCCGTAAGGCCAGCGTGCGTGAGGGCGAGGCCGGCGGCATCACCCAGCACATCGGCGCCTACCAGGTGCCCGTCGACTTCGACGGCACCCAGCGGCTGATCACCTTCATCGACACCCCGGGTCACGAGGCGTTCACCGCCATGCGTGCCCGCGGCGCCAAGGCCACCGACATCGCGATCCTCGTGGTCGCCGCCGACGACGGCGTCATGCCGCAGACGGTGGAGGCCATCAACCACGCGCAGGCGGCCGACGTGCCGATCGTGGTGGCGGTCAACAAGATCGACAAGGAAGGCGCCGACCCGCAGAAGATCCGTGGCCAGCTCACCGAATTCGGGCTCGTTCCAGAGGAATTCGGTGGCGACACGATGTTCGTCGACATCTCGGCCAAGGAGGGCACCAACATCTCCTCGCTCGAGGAGGCGGTGCTGCTGACCGCCGACGCCGCCCTGGATCTGCGGGCCAACCCCGACATGGAGGCCCAGGGTGTGGCGATCGAGGCGCACCTGGACCGCGGGCGCGGTCCGGTCGCCACCGTGCTGATCCAGCGCGGCACGCTGCGCGTCGGCGACTCGGTGGTCGCCGGCGACGCCTACGGGCGCGTGCGCCGCATGGTCGACGAGCACGGCGACGACGTCGAGGAGGCGCTGCCGTCGCGGCCGGTGCAGGTCATCGGCTTCACGTCCGTGCCCGGCGCCGGTGACAACTTCCTGGTCGTCGACGAGGACCGCATCGCCCGCCAGATCGCCGACCGGCGCAGCGCCCGCAAGCGCAACGCCCTGGCGGCGCGCTCCCGCAAGCGGATCAGCCTGGAGGACCTGGACTCGGCGCTGAAGGAAACCAGCCAGCTGAACCTGATCCTCAAGGGCGACAACGCCGGTACCGTCGAGGCGCTCGAGGAGGCCCTGATGGGCATCCAGATCGACGACGAGGTGGCGCTGCGCGTGATCGACCGCGGCGTCGGCGGCATCACCGAAACCAACGTCAACCTGGCGTCGGCGTCGGACGCGGTGATCATCGGGTTCAACGTCCGCGCCGAGGGCAAGGCGACCGAGCTGGCCAACCGCGAAGGTGTGGAGATCCGCTACTACTCGGTGATCTACCAGGCGATCGACGAGATCGAGAAGGCCCTGCGCGGCATGCTCAAGCCGATCTACGAGGAGAACGAGCTGGGTCGCGCCGAGATC